One stretch of Toxoplasma gondii ME49 chromosome XI, whole genome shotgun sequence DNA includes these proteins:
- a CDS encoding small nuclear ribonucleoprotein G, putative (encoded by transcript TGME49_314790), with amino-acid sequence MPGVMGKAGPAADLRRFMEKRLDVHLSGGRRVVGVLRGYDTFMNIVLENTVEVKGNPANSASSGGTETNEIGFVVVRGNSILYWECLDKVRTW; translated from the exons ATGCCGGGTGTTATGGGCAAGGCCGGTCCCGCCGCGGACCTCCGCCGCTTCATGGAGAAGCGCCTCGATG tCCACCTGAGTGGCGGGCGCCGGGTGGTTGGTGTGCTGCGAGGCTACGATACTTTCATGAACATCGTGTTGGAAAACACCGTCGAGGTCAAGGGGAACCCAGCGAACTCCGCAAGCAGCGGAGGAACTGAAACGAACGAAATCGGATTCGTGGTAGTTCGCGGGAACTCCATTCTGTACTGGGAGTGCCTCGACAAAGTCCGCACATGGTAA
- a CDS encoding hypothetical protein (encoded by transcript TGME49_314800), with protein sequence MKSELKTEERERRAAWRCVELAEITGKESEGQCDREREQRESEWGFSSLHSLDGDTVRGTGPGAEKSVRRPEKPRSFLIRKGNGGWTRNRRQATGAFALRASLQHRKRKRTCRQQEAEREEMFLRRVSKKEATMECNLSLKKAGKGEEEPTSEPSSLDCFKRRSAWRDRVAKAFKKTGSFVPLSQVFMQDRSPFLSVLRSPTRKTNHLLAIINLSSKHTIAGLFGSQFHFSSAFFRASLLSLTSLSANQSTEKRIRQGGNFFDSPATRPRRWEREAMRARKTPRVLALTRPSRRSPSRS encoded by the exons ATGAAGAGTGAAttgaagacagaggagagggagaggagagccgCTTGGCGATGCGTCGAGCTCGCGGAGATAACGGGGAAGGAAAGTGAAGGCCagtgcgacagagagagagaacagagagaaagcgaatgGGGGTTCTCTTCGTTGCACTCGTTGGATGGAGACACTGTGAGGGGAACCGGGCCTGGCGCCGAGAAGAGCGTCAGGCGCCCTGAAAAACCACGCAGTTTTCTAATAAGAAAAGGGAATGGGGGGTGGACAAGAAACCGCAGGCAAGCTACTGGggccttcgctctccgcgCCTCTTTGCAGCATagaaaacggaagagaacatgcagacagcaggaggcggaaagagaggaaatgTTTCTACGCAGAGtgtcgaagaaagaggcgacgATGGAGTGCAATCTCAGTCTGAAAAAGGCtgggaaaggagaagaggaaccgACTTCAGAACCAAGTTCCTTAGACTGTTTCAAACGGCGAAGTGCGTGGCGAGACCGGGTGGCCAAGGCTTTTAAGAAAACAGGAAGCTTCGTTCCACTTTCTcaa GTCTTCATGCAAGATCgatctccgtttctctcggtcCTTCGCTCTCCAACCAGAAAGACGAACCATTTGCTAGCCATCATCAACCTCTCCTCCAAGCACACAATCGCTGGCCTGTTCGGCTCTCAATTCCACTTTTCCTCCGCCTTTTtccgcgcctctcttctttcgctcaCCAGCCTCTCTGCGAACCAGAGCACGGAGAAAA GAATACGTCAGGGCGGTAACTTTTTCGATTCTCCTGCAACGCGCCCAAGAAGATGGGAAAGGGAAGCAATGCGTGC AAGAAAAACACCGCGCGTGCTCGCGCTGACGAGGCCAAGTCGAAGGAGCCCAAGTCGCAGCTGA
- the RPL7 gene encoding ribosomal protein RPL7 (encoded by transcript TGME49_314810) has product MADRYSVKLLRPMEGVPVPERTKTKIARDVKLLNKMKQAKEAHAKKVHAQRHALKMRTYKYVSEYRKERENLIKLKREAKAKGGFYKEPEAKVILATRIKGINKLAPKPKMILRLFRLRQLHNAVFIKVNKATIEMLKAVQPFITYGYPTLKTIRQLIYKRGYAKVGKPGAHSRIRLQANDIVSQHLGKYGIHGVEDLVHEIYTCGPYFKQANNFLWPFKLNSPRKGFTSKRHGYNEPRKGDWGNREEMINELVQRMI; this is encoded by the exons ATGGCG GACCGGTACTCTGTGAAGCTGTTGCGGCCCATGGAGGGCGTCCCCGTCCCCGAGCGGACCAAGACCAAGATCGCCCGGGACGTCAAGCTTCTCAACAAGAtgaagcaggcgaaggaagCCCACGCAAAG aAGGTTCATGCACAGCGTCATGCGCTCAAGATGAGGACATACAAGTATGTCAGCGAGtacaggaaggagagagagaacctcATCAAGCTGAAGCGCGAGGCCAAGGCGAAGG GTGGCTTCTACAAGGAACCCGAGGCAAAGGTTATCCTGGCCACTCGCATCAAGGGTATCAACAAGCTTGCTCCCAAGCCGAAGATgattctccgtctcttccggCTGCGCCAGCTCCACAACGCGGTCTTCATCAAGGTCAACAAAGCCACCATTGAAATGTTGAAGGCTGTCCAGCCCTTCATCACTTACGGCTACCCGACCCTGAAAACTATCCGCCAGCTCATCTACAAGCGTGGCTACG CTAAGGTCGGCAAGCCCGGCGCCCACTCGCGCATCCGCCTGCAAGCGAACGACATCGTGTCCCAGCACTTGGGCAAGTACGGCATCCACGGAGTCGAGGATTTGGTTCACGAAATCTACACTTGCGGCCCGTACTTCAAGCAGGCGAACAACTTTTTGTGGCCGTTTAAGCTCAACTCTCCCCGCAAGGGATTCACCAGCAAGCGCCACGGCTACAACGAGCCCCGCAAGGGAGACTGGGGTaacagagaggaaatgaTCAACGAGTTGGTCCAGCGAATGATCTAA
- a CDS encoding atp synthase F1, epsilon subunit, putative (encoded by transcript TGME49_314820), which yields MWRSSGVSFTRYASEMAALLRQCLKEPYRTQAMQRNQIHLKETVYQQGQVLTRETFNDIKKAFEAAAKHAGEK from the exons ATGTGGAGATCGAGTGGAGTCTCCTTCACGCGCTACGCGTCTGAGATGGCTGCGCTCTTGAGACA ATGCCTCAAGGAACCGTACAGGACGCAAGCCATGCAGAGGAATCAAATTCATTTGAAGGAAACTGTGTACCAGCAAGGCCAGGTCCTCACGCGAG agacaTTCAACGACATCAAGAAGGCCTTTGAAGCAGCTGCGAAGCACGCGGGCGAGAAATAG
- a CDS encoding pre-mRNA splicing factor subunit, putative (encoded by transcript TGME49_314830), producing MAGYDRFSIQAQLQHLQSKYQGTGNAQTTKLEWATSIQRDTLASHVGHYSRLAYFAVVENENVKRLRYRFLNQLARPVAFPADETENKEDDAEKGGEGEAELSGKAEE from the exons ATGGCAGGATATGACCGATTCAGCATCCAAGCTCAACTGCAGCACCTCCAGAGCAAATACCAAGGCACTGGGAATGCACAGACAACGAAACT agagtgGGCGACGAGCATCCAAAGAGACACTCTCGCGTCGCATGTGGGCCACTACTCTCGCCTGGCTTATTTCGCCGTTGTGGAGAATGAAAATGTGAAGCGTCTCCGGTATCGATTTCTGAAC CAACTTGCGCGACCCGTCGCGTTCCCCGCAgatgagacagagaacaaggaagacgacgcggagaagggaggcgagggagaagcggagcTGTCTGGGAAGGCTGAAGAGTAG